The window ggaaggaaggaaggaaggaaggaaggaaggaaggaaggaaggaaggaaggaaggaaggaaggaaggaaggaaggaagctctCCAGTTTGATTTCACCACAGCGCTGTTCAGCCCACTGCCCCCGAGAAACGGCTGGGTGCTATTTTGAGCTGGTTGGAATTCCTCACAAATTGCTATTCTCTCCGAATGCACCGCCACCAGCTCGAACCACGCTTGCAGAAAAAGTGtgattgatttttatatttttctttctttcttttttttttggaaaatgaaaggtTTTATGGGAAAAAAGGCAGTTCTGGATACatttctgaatgtgaaaaataaaacaaaaatcagtgctAATTATCCATATGCCTTGTCCTGATACgtttcaaaaatgaaaagaaaaagaaacatcccCAAAAGCCGTCTGGCTcaaaatggctttttgttttgcaattcaAGCACAGACAAATcccaaataaatacatttaaaaatgacaaaaccaaacccaaattTCATAAGCTGATGCCAATttgtaaagtaaataaataaatatattacattttcttttttttgggtggtgggggggaggagTTTCAGTTTACAGTAAGCAAAGTTGGAGCCATCTTCCTCTTGCAATGAGATGGCCACAAAGTGCCGTTGTTCTGAATGCTGGAGGTGGGAACTGCTCAGGATCATTTCCAGTGCCCAGAGCTGAACTGCAGCCCGATCCTATGGACACATCTGACACCGTGCACATAACTGTGACAAAATCTTTGAGGGATGACCCAGATGGAGCCTGCaggccctgagctgctgggatcCAGGACATGGGGCAGgaggttttaaactgagattgggtggtttaggttggatatcaggaggaagtttttcacccagagggtggtgacgcactggaacaggttgcccaaggagcctgtggatgccccatccctgcaggcattcaaggccaggctggatgtggctctgggcagcctgggctgctggttggcaaccTTGAActtagcagggggttggaactgaatgatcattgtggtacttttcaacccaggccattctgtgactctaaaTATACTTGGAATAATGATTTATGCTCCCATGGATGGAAATTCATAGGGCAGCTCAAAAAATCTATAAACAAAATTGCTGGGCATGTTGCATAGATTTTCTCAGCCACTTtctccatatatatattttttttttctgttttgaatttgtCTCTTAATTTCAAGGTGTGTTCCTTCCTGGGGTGGTGGCCATGTATTGGATCGTGCTCCAATGCAAGCTGAGAATGGGTATCTGAGGATGCTGGAAGGGCAGCAGCTGAACCAGGCAGCAGGGAAcagggcagggctgctgtgggtgGGATGCAGGATTTGGGATGGAGGATGAGGGATGCAGGATGAGGGATATGTGAGGTGGGATGCAGGATATGGGACACAGGATATAGTATGTGAGGTGTAGAATATAGGTTGCAGGATAAGGAATGAGTGATGCGggtgcagcacaggcagccatGCGGAGCTCCAGGCCATTCCAACATGGCAGCACCACCCTGCCCCGGCTCACAGCAGCACATATCAGGGTTTTCAgttctttgccttttttaacAGGGGCAGAGGAGCCATCTCCCGGCATCGCCCGCAGCCCTGAGTGGCAGTGAATGAACTGCCTTGACATCTCCTattgaagcaaagcaaaatgtgttGAACAAAAACCATTTCAAGATGTTTTCAGAGTGTTGCCAAGTTACTCAACATGTTCTGCTTTAGTTGTCAGATGCTTTCAAAGCGATTTCCCTAACTCAGAGCACGAATGGTGAGGGCTCTCCCTGGGAATCTTTCGCCTGGGGCTACCATGGATCTgtattttcataagaaaaaggCTCAACTAATGATTAATCTTCACCAGAGGAAGCGGGGCCTTTCTTTGggattttttcttcagttatttttaattaatttgtacAACTGGCAGCGACAttaaagcacaaagcagagagcTGGCGCAGCAGACGGGCCATGGCCGTGGCcacctctccctgcagcaccatcCCGACCCCCAGCACCGGGGGAAGAAATCAGATCAGTGAgtggaggggaaaggagaagctCCGTGGGCTGAATTCCTGCAGGATGGGCTGCGTGGGGCGGTGCTCCCCCAGGGATGCTCTGCAAAGGGCGCAATGGGGAACCACGGGGTATCAGCTGAGCCTGCGTCCagtctgctttctgcttctctcttctaGAAAGGGGAAGGCTGATGCAGAGGGTTATCAGGGTTGCAGTGTCAGGGCAGAGGGATGATTTTTATCTGCTGGTTCTACAGTGATGGACTGTGCCACGCACCGCTCCCAGCTGCTCCGTCCCGCTCCACAAACAGCCAAGTCTGGATTTGTTTAACGCCATTGGCAAAGTGTTGAATACAGCATATGGTGCCCGAAAACCACAGAACTTATTGACAGCAGCCCAGACTTGCTAAATAAAAGAACTCCTTCcaacagccctgctctgtgaaGACTCAGCACTTTCCTCACAGTCACACTAGGTAATGCCACAGCCCCTCGCAGCAGCaccctgagctgctccctgcctgggatccccatccctgcacccaAACGCGGTGTCCCCgagctgtccctgctgctgtcactcTGTGTAGCCGTGGCACAGAGGCCCAGCACCCCCAGCAAGCTGTGGGCagacaaagagcagagctgagtcAGGGCCATGCGACGCACCGCGCGGGGCTATGCTTCCCCCCAGATTGGACGCAGCCTATGTCGGGGAGAGGCGCCTGGAATCAGCTTCACTCTTGGCAGTAcatgaaaaatctcatttccttATGAAGGAATGGGATGTGGCTGTGCTCCCTACCTCACTCTCGCTGTGTGCCTTTGCTATTCGCCAGAGCCGTGCAAAATGCCACGGTGCTGCAGCGCAGCAAACTGAGCAGCCCCACTCctgtttgctgagctgctgcacgTCTGAGTTCCCAGCTCGGTGTAAACCAGACTGCAaatacagggatgctgctgtgaATATTCAAACAAGAATAGCTCTACCTATCCATCCTGGGTGGCAACAGTAATAGAATCTGCTTGGGAAACTCTTTGCACCTCCCACAGTCATGAGCTCTCCTGCCCAACAGTCCGCGCACAACAAGCCCATGGGCTCTGCATCCTCAGAACTTTGGTAACAGGTAACTGGTGGTGTGTAAACATCTCCCCAGAGCTCTGAGGTTCAAGTCAAAGCAGAAGTCACAcattcagctgcttttcagagcCTCTTTGGTCTATGAATGGGCTGGAAATGTTGGGAGCAGCCTTTCCTGTAAGATTCTTGGTGCTGCCCTCCTCCAGGTCAGAAGCAGCGCTGTGCACGGGGCTTTGCTTCACCTCGCCAGACCAGGAGCCAGAAATGCTCACAGCTCTGAACCTACCCACTGCTCCACGGGGCCCTGGGATGGGTCTCAGTGCAGCAGGACGATCCGCATGCCTTCCACAGGGccaccctaaccctaaccctggGCTAACCTGAAGGGGCAAGGATAGAAGCAGCTGTGACCATGGCACTCTGCAGCTGACTGTAGTCTGCTTCCCCacctcctctgtgctgccttcagagcCCCGTGGGTACACAAAGAATCTGGGAGCTTTGTGGTAGGGAGAGACCCGGTGTCTGTTTGTGACCGAACGCTCAGAAATGCTGGACCCAGGTATGGCTCAGCCTGCATTGACTGAGGCAGCACCTTGCCTGagtgagtgctgctgcttcGGGTGGGTTCCTCAGCATTCTCTGATCTGGGGGCAACTATTGATAAAAAGCATTTGGGAGAACTCCCTTCCCCAGCTGGGCCTTATTAGCGCCTCAGCTCTGTGTGGGAGACCATCCCTACCAGCCAGATTTCTCCAGCCCTTCGCCCAGTCCTTCTGCCATCCAGTAGATGATTTGTGGCCGCGAAGCATGGAAGGATGCCCTCTGAAGCCTTTCATCCAATTGTTACCAGCCTTGATCCCACTGCAAACTGAAGACACCCTCAGCTTCACCATGTCTCCCTAACGCCTCCCCGAGAGCAGCCTCTCCCATGGGGAAAGTGAGCAAAAGATGGTAAATGGAACCATCATGCTGCAAAGCGGGGAGTGCTGGGCCAAGTAACACCAATCCCAGCAGCACCGCAGTGCAGCATCCTCCTGTCCCACCAACCCCACCAGTACCATAGGACAGCAtcctccagccctgccagcaccaccagcagcagaaggagccTGGCCAGGCCGTGCAGGGCCTGCCTTGCCTTGCTGGATTTTCCCCAGGGatgagaagggaagagaaaggtcTGCAGAGAGGTGCTGTCTCCATACCCTCAAACCCATTTGGGACCACAGGGCACTGGGCTTTATAGACAGAGGAGAAATGGAAGTTAGGCTGATTTCCACGCTCCTGGCACGTAGCTGGTGGGTACCCAAGGCACATGTGGTACCCATGGGGCCACCCCCTGAGGGGTCCCATCCCCTCTACTTCCCATCCCGGCCTGCCCCAAGCTGAGCcgcctggctgctgctgactgaACCCTTCTCACCGCTGAGTCCCGCAGCCCTGTGCGCATTAGAGACTCTTCATCACGGGGATGCCCCGCGGCGAGCAGCTCTTGGGGGTATGTGTGGGGGTGTGTCTGTGTGCGTCACCCCCAATCCCGTGCCTCCCATTGGAGGAATAGCATGTGCCCCCCTTCGTGGAAAAAGATCTGGCGTTTCCTCTCGGAGGTCGGCTCTGCCCTCCAGATCACTCATCTCGTGCCATGCTCTCATCCAAGGAGGGCAGGGCCTCTGGGCTGAGCCCCCCGCCGCCGCTGTGCACACTCGAGAAAGACACCATGGTGTGGAGGAGCATCAGAACCAGCACGCACAGCCggatcctgctgctgcccaggcgAGACCCTGCGGAGACCGGCAGCAAGGACGGGGAGTGGTGGTACTGGTGGTGGTGGTAGAGGTGGTAGTGGTTCTGCCGCTGGTGATGGAGGTGGGGGTCGTGGCGGTGGTAATGGAGAGACTCTGACGCTGTGGATTTGGGGGATGTGTCGGAGCTGCTGTCTGGGGGGTGGTCGCAGGAGTCCCATTGCACCTCGCAGCACTTGGCCTCCTCCTCGGGCAGCTGGCTCTCCAGCAGCCCTGTGGGAAGGAGTGGGGTCAGCGAGGTGGCACGGAGGGAGCCCAGCCCAGGAAcctcctcctccaccctccCAGAGAGACCTCAAGGACCATAAAGCTCTACGGGCACCCCCATGAGGTGCACCCCCATCACTCGCAGCCCCACCGTCCTTACCTGTGCAGATGAAGCCAGGCAAGCCTCCATAGATCAGCTCATCATTGTCTGGTAACACAAACGGGCACCTGGTCTGCACCTCCA is drawn from Coturnix japonica isolate 7356 chromosome 4 unlocalized genomic scaffold, Coturnix japonica 2.1 chr4random1205, whole genome shotgun sequence and contains these coding sequences:
- the LOC107306862 gene encoding transmembrane protein FAM155B-like encodes the protein AVYKAWLCSEYFNVTQQQCRHRIPCKQYCLEVQTRCPFVLPDNDELIYGGLPGFICTGLLESQLPEEEAKCCEVQWDSCDHPPDSSSDTSPKSTASESLHYHRHDPHLHHQRQNHYHLYHHHQYHHSPSLLPVSAGSRLGSSRIRLCVLVLMLLHTMVSFSSVHSGGGGLSPEALPSLDESMARDE